Proteins co-encoded in one Melioribacteraceae bacterium genomic window:
- a CDS encoding TonB-dependent receptor — translation MKRLILPLLLILVLPTLIMGQNTFRVMGKVTDAQGEQLIGANVYIKVLNIGGATDMEGKYLFEVPRDLATGQTVALTVSFVGYKSTSVNITLTGNSISQDFVLEEDVFQSEAVVVTGIASKTSKAVAEVSVGRVSAADLQQVNTYGGLSQLVGGKVAGVQLSAATGNVGGGWRFFVRGGGGLNGDGQPVIYVDGVRMDNQEVIGYATGGQGISTLANLNTNDIDKIEFLKGPAAASQYGANGSNGVVLITTKQGKLMQQAGAGISIDYRFNYGYNEQSYKYEKENFETVEAINRQFKTGPIREHYFNAAGGNNWMRYFASFENRYEDGIMPGNSGDRSSVRLNLTTFPYENLTIKLSTGYIENMLYRPNNDNIIYGALGNTILDLRPFGFVKEVDIYKFKDSHEITQFIGSVFATYNPIKNLEVNLGFGVDNSSWRQVRLFPYGVNFGGLITAGQKSIFERFNKQYTYDFNAAYTYELFDMINIRSIVGGQFFNRINKSTNVLGARFNSDLITTLGAAGVIEGYGEGFGETKDGGIFTEHSFSYLDQYFLTLGIRKDYASSIGKEAPSITYPKASLAVRMDKYDFFPELFDLFKLRAAYGESGVLPGNLDGIPLLWSAETGGYGAGAVISVIGNPEIQPERVKEYEFGFEAELFTSLSFEFTYYIQKASNSIIGKVNAPSTGLTASTQPFNVGAVDASGFESFIQYSPFRTPDYSLQLGLIWNYQTNEVKDLGGAQPIFSVNNVIKEGLPKYEFYTYYSTGPTYNASGVYTASARSATQEALGNPVPDHTGSFTINFKFLRDFNLYVFTEWALNLKIFNNTQLFANRRGNGTHYNYLTQLLGLPPIVAATSTGLPSSAPAGVTPLTPGTEEYKRAAEEYASLDWRYAGNYIEDADYFIIREVSLSYDFTNLLRDFDLTSYVKTFAAGISVRNLARFTKYSGADVELNYTGSRTIARGNDFLTLQNPRTVNFWVRLGL, via the coding sequence ATGAAAAGACTAATACTGCCTCTTTTACTCATTTTAGTTTTGCCTACATTAATAATGGGTCAAAACACCTTTCGGGTAATGGGTAAAGTAACCGATGCTCAGGGAGAGCAATTGATCGGCGCCAACGTTTACATTAAGGTGCTAAACATAGGCGGCGCGACTGATATGGAGGGAAAATATTTATTTGAAGTTCCCAGAGACCTCGCTACGGGTCAGACTGTAGCATTAACAGTTTCATTTGTCGGTTACAAATCAACATCCGTTAATATTACCTTAACGGGTAATTCAATTTCTCAGGACTTTGTTCTTGAAGAAGACGTATTCCAGAGTGAAGCGGTTGTTGTAACAGGTATCGCATCCAAGACTTCGAAAGCTGTTGCCGAAGTTTCTGTAGGAAGAGTATCTGCAGCAGATTTACAGCAGGTAAACACATACGGCGGGCTTTCGCAATTAGTAGGCGGTAAGGTAGCCGGTGTTCAGCTTTCAGCAGCAACAGGAAACGTTGGCGGCGGATGGCGGTTCTTCGTACGCGGCGGCGGCGGATTAAACGGTGACGGTCAGCCGGTTATTTACGTTGACGGCGTTAGAATGGACAACCAGGAAGTTATCGGTTATGCAACCGGCGGCCAGGGTATAAGCACGCTTGCCAACCTCAACACGAATGACATCGACAAGATCGAATTCCTGAAAGGACCCGCAGCAGCATCTCAGTACGGCGCTAACGGTTCCAACGGTGTTGTATTAATTACAACCAAACAGGGTAAATTAATGCAGCAGGCCGGTGCAGGAATTTCAATCGATTACAGATTCAATTACGGTTACAACGAACAATCCTATAAGTACGAAAAAGAAAACTTCGAAACGGTTGAGGCAATAAACCGTCAGTTCAAAACCGGACCGATCCGCGAGCATTATTTCAATGCAGCAGGCGGAAACAACTGGATGAGATACTTTGCTTCATTTGAAAACAGGTATGAAGACGGTATTATGCCGGGCAACTCCGGGGACAGAAGCTCAGTAAGATTGAACCTAACAACATTCCCATATGAAAATCTTACTATTAAATTGAGCACCGGATATATTGAGAATATGCTCTATAGACCGAATAATGACAACATCATTTACGGTGCATTAGGAAATACAATTCTCGATCTCAGACCGTTCGGTTTCGTAAAAGAAGTTGACATTTACAAATTCAAAGACTCTCACGAGATCACGCAGTTTATCGGTTCTGTTTTCGCTACATACAACCCGATAAAGAACCTGGAAGTAAATCTCGGATTCGGCGTAGACAACAGCAGCTGGCGCCAGGTAAGATTATTCCCTTACGGAGTTAACTTCGGCGGATTGATCACCGCAGGCCAGAAGAGTATCTTCGAAAGATTCAACAAACAGTATACATACGATTTCAACGCTGCTTATACATATGAACTGTTCGACATGATCAACATCCGTTCAATTGTAGGCGGTCAGTTCTTCAACAGAATCAACAAATCGACAAACGTACTAGGCGCAAGATTCAATTCAGATCTTATTACGACTCTTGGCGCGGCAGGCGTTATTGAAGGATACGGAGAAGGATTCGGAGAAACTAAAGACGGCGGTATCTTCACAGAGCATTCATTCAGTTATCTCGATCAATACTTCCTAACACTCGGTATCAGAAAAGACTATGCAAGCTCAATCGGTAAAGAAGCTCCATCCATTACATATCCAAAAGCATCTCTTGCAGTTCGAATGGACAAATATGATTTCTTCCCAGAATTATTTGATCTTTTCAAACTGAGAGCAGCATACGGAGAGAGCGGTGTGCTTCCTGGAAACCTGGACGGTATTCCGTTGTTATGGTCTGCTGAAACAGGCGGTTACGGCGCAGGCGCAGTTATATCCGTAATCGGTAATCCAGAAATTCAGCCGGAAAGAGTTAAAGAATATGAATTCGGATTTGAAGCAGAACTTTTCACTTCATTATCTTTCGAATTCACTTATTACATTCAAAAAGCATCCAATTCCATTATCGGAAAAGTTAACGCACCATCGACCGGTTTAACAGCTTCAACACAACCGTTCAACGTGGGTGCAGTTGACGCATCAGGATTTGAATCTTTCATTCAGTATTCACCATTCAGAACACCTGATTACAGTCTGCAGTTAGGATTGATCTGGAACTATCAGACAAACGAAGTTAAGGATCTGGGCGGCGCACAGCCGATCTTCAGTGTTAACAACGTAATTAAAGAAGGTCTTCCGAAGTATGAATTCTATACATATTACTCAACGGGACCGACCTACAACGCATCAGGTGTATATACTGCTTCAGCAAGGTCAGCTACCCAGGAAGCATTGGGTAACCCGGTTCCTGATCATACAGGGTCATTCACAATCAACTTCAAGTTCTTAAGGGATTTCAATCTCTATGTATTTACTGAATGGGCATTGAATCTTAAGATCTTTAACAATACTCAGTTATTCGCAAACAGACGCGGTAACGGAACACACTACAATTATCTGACTCAGTTATTGGGTCTTCCTCCTATAGTAGCAGCCACATCGACCGGATTGCCGAGTTCGGCTCCGGCAGGAGTTACTCCTCTTACACCAGGAACAGAAGAATACAAGAGAGCTGCAGAAGAATACGCAAGTCTGGATTGGAGATATGCAGGTAACTACATTGAAGATGCCGACTACTTCATTATCCGCGAAGTAAGCTTAAGCTATGATTTTACAAATCTTCTAAGGGATTTCGATCTCACAAGTTATGTAAAAACATTTGCCGCCGGCATATCGGTTAGAAATCTTGCAAGGTTCACAAAATATTCAGGTGCAGACGTTGAATTGAACTACACCGGTTCAAGAACAATCGCAAGAGGAAATGATTTCTTAACACTGCAGAATCCAAGAACAGTCAACTTCTGGGTTAGGCTAGGATTATAA
- a CDS encoding pitrilysin family protein → MLKINYEKFSLPNGLEVILYPDPSSPIVSINIWYRVGSANEKPGKTGFAHLFEHMMFQGSQNVPKEGHFKYIQEAGGTLNGSTSIDRTNYYESVPANYLELLLWLESDRMGFLLPALTQDKLDNQKDVVMNERRQRYENQPYGQAWEILFSNLFTNDHPYSWPTIGWMDDIAKFELNDVRNFFSTYYAPNNASLVLGGNFDINTSVKLIGKYFGEIQRSNSIPSINSPGQKLKETNRIIHKDSVQLPRLYMAWHSDKAFGPDDAALDILADILSSTKNSRLQKNLLYDNQIALDVSSFQYSARLAGSFIIVSTAKPGVEIEKIKAEILKEIDFLISNGISDEELLRAKNSYKSAFIYSLQKLDTIVDHINHYNYFLNEPDSFIFDLNRYEKVTARDVINAAEKILNKPYTELNIIPKQKEQ, encoded by the coding sequence TTGTTAAAAATTAATTACGAAAAATTCAGTCTGCCTAACGGACTTGAAGTAATTTTATATCCTGATCCGTCCTCACCTATTGTTTCAATAAACATATGGTACCGAGTCGGGTCGGCGAATGAGAAACCGGGAAAGACCGGATTTGCACACCTATTCGAGCATATGATGTTCCAGGGTTCTCAGAATGTTCCTAAGGAAGGACACTTCAAATATATCCAGGAAGCCGGCGGAACTTTGAACGGATCTACTTCTATAGACAGAACCAACTATTATGAATCGGTACCGGCAAACTATTTAGAGCTGCTGTTATGGCTTGAGTCGGACAGAATGGGATTTCTGCTTCCGGCACTTACACAGGATAAGCTCGATAACCAGAAAGATGTTGTGATGAATGAACGGAGGCAGCGTTACGAAAATCAGCCGTACGGACAAGCATGGGAAATACTTTTTTCGAACCTTTTTACGAATGATCATCCTTATTCATGGCCTACGATCGGATGGATGGACGACATCGCAAAATTCGAACTTAATGATGTAAGGAATTTTTTCAGTACTTACTACGCTCCGAATAATGCTTCGCTCGTACTCGGCGGTAATTTCGATATTAATACCTCGGTAAAATTAATCGGGAAATATTTCGGCGAAATTCAGCGGAGCAATTCAATTCCGTCTATTAATTCTCCCGGGCAGAAATTAAAAGAGACCAATAGAATAATTCACAAAGATAGCGTTCAGCTTCCACGTTTATACATGGCATGGCATTCGGACAAAGCATTCGGCCCAGACGATGCCGCACTCGATATTCTCGCGGACATATTAAGCTCAACAAAGAATTCCCGGCTTCAAAAAAACCTTTTATACGATAATCAGATTGCCCTGGATGTTTCTTCATTTCAATATTCGGCGAGGTTAGCCGGATCTTTTATTATAGTATCTACCGCAAAACCGGGAGTGGAAATAGAGAAGATTAAAGCTGAGATACTGAAAGAAATCGACTTCCTGATTTCAAATGGAATAAGCGATGAAGAACTGCTGCGGGCAAAGAACAGCTACAAATCCGCTTTCATATATTCTCTTCAGAAACTGGACACTATAGTAGACCATATTAATCATTACAACTACTTCCTGAATGAACCGGATTCATTTATATTCGATCTCAACAGGTATGAAAAAGTAACTGCACGGGATGTGATTAATGCCGCGGAAAAAATCTTAAATAAACCTTACACAGAACTGAACATAATTCCCAAACAGAAAGAGCAATGA
- a CDS encoding pitrilysin family protein — protein sequence MIKRETAPLPSALVPFEIPEIKLIKATGGLEVYYVQKEKLPIIQAIFISSAGSIYDPEGKNGLAFLTSLLIDEGAAEYDALQLNNELEKLGTITGISISHDAFTFSILSLKEHFERSFELISKIILEPRFEENDFNREKKKTLDKILQLKDEPSYIANSAFEKRIFAGTNYSNPEIGFEESVKSIANGEIKDFYRNEFLRSDLKIILTGNITGDEILNLINRYLSAWNFDNQLRRQKLFSPAVLPGLYIVDKKESAQSEIRVGNLIKNRNSEDYHAARLMNTILGGQFSSRINLNLREKRGYTYGAGSALNYNKESGYFEISTAVNIDNSADAVVEILNEMKLIRENITQAEIEFARSYLIKQFPSRFETYTQIARNISPLILHNLPIDYYHHYQSMIENVKEEEILKAAKEYVLPEKSVILITGDKEKIVRQLGSKLDMEPSELDIYGNPV from the coding sequence ATGATAAAAAGAGAGACAGCACCGTTACCTTCGGCTTTAGTTCCATTTGAGATTCCGGAGATAAAATTAATAAAAGCAACCGGGGGTTTGGAAGTTTATTATGTACAAAAAGAGAAACTCCCGATTATACAGGCGATATTCATTTCCTCCGCCGGCAGCATATACGATCCAGAAGGTAAAAACGGGCTTGCTTTTCTAACCTCATTATTAATTGACGAAGGGGCAGCCGAGTACGACGCCCTGCAGCTTAACAATGAGCTCGAAAAACTCGGGACAATAACCGGAATATCGATCAGTCACGACGCATTTACATTTTCGATTCTATCACTGAAAGAGCATTTCGAAAGATCATTTGAGCTCATTTCAAAAATAATTCTCGAACCGCGTTTCGAAGAGAATGATTTCAACCGTGAAAAGAAAAAAACACTCGATAAAATATTACAGCTCAAAGATGAGCCATCATACATAGCAAACTCAGCTTTCGAAAAGAGAATTTTCGCGGGGACAAATTATTCAAATCCTGAAATCGGTTTCGAAGAATCCGTTAAATCTATTGCAAACGGAGAGATTAAAGACTTTTACAGAAATGAATTCCTCCGCTCTGATCTTAAAATTATTTTAACCGGAAATATTACCGGAGATGAAATTCTCAATCTTATCAACAGGTATCTATCCGCCTGGAATTTTGACAATCAACTGAGGCGCCAGAAATTATTTTCTCCTGCTGTTTTACCGGGGCTCTATATAGTCGACAAAAAAGAATCGGCGCAGAGTGAGATAAGGGTGGGTAATTTGATTAAGAACAGGAATTCGGAGGATTATCACGCCGCGCGATTAATGAACACCATATTAGGAGGTCAATTTTCGAGCAGGATTAATCTTAATTTAAGGGAAAAACGCGGATATACTTACGGAGCCGGTTCCGCATTAAACTACAACAAGGAATCGGGATACTTTGAAATATCCACTGCAGTTAACATCGATAATTCCGCCGATGCAGTAGTAGAAATCCTGAACGAGATGAAATTAATAAGAGAGAATATTACACAAGCTGAAATTGAATTTGCCAGGTCGTACCTGATAAAGCAATTCCCTTCCAGGTTCGAGACATACACACAGATTGCACGGAACATTTCACCCCTAATCTTACACAACCTTCCAATCGACTATTACCATCATTATCAATCGATGATTGAGAATGTAAAAGAGGAAGAGATATTAAAGGCAGCAAAGGAATATGTGCTGCCTGAGAAATCCGTAATACTTATAACGGGCGATAAAGAAAAGATAGTACGGCAGCTTGGAAGTAAACTGGATATGGAACCTTCCGAACTTGATATTTACGGGAATCCTGTTTAA
- a CDS encoding ectonucleotide pyrophosphatase/phosphodiesterase, translated as MKKALKTVFTLILLFLISNSTAASEKPYVILISFDGFRWDYLYRGLSPNLEMIRNNGVSALSLRPAFPSKTFPNHQSIITGMYIENHGIIANTFRDPFNNTIYRMGDTNAVRDSRWYLGEAFWETAERNGITTASYFWPGSEMTLEHRRPTYYHHYEHARPYEKRVDGVVEWLKLPVNDRPYFITLYFDDTDTQGHRHGTDSDEVNNAIKRLDGMIGLLFDKLTDINMRDSVNIIIVSDHGMTDISKERTINIEKILEGMNCKFFDNGPFMTVDVTKDNIEEVYQLLKKNENRYKVYKKKEMPEYFHYKNHPFIGELLLIADMGWAVITNRQSDYSSLGNHGYDNNHTDMHGIFLAIGPDFKSGYRTGTIWNIDIYPLLCRIFNIAPRSNIDGKAERIEFILK; from the coding sequence ATGAAAAAGGCCCTCAAAACAGTATTTACATTAATTTTATTATTCCTGATCAGTAATTCGACGGCAGCATCCGAAAAACCGTATGTAATTTTAATTTCATTCGACGGATTCAGGTGGGATTATCTTTACAGAGGATTATCCCCAAACCTCGAAATGATACGTAATAACGGAGTATCCGCACTTTCTTTAAGACCAGCATTCCCTTCTAAGACATTTCCGAACCATCAATCGATAATTACAGGCATGTATATCGAAAACCACGGGATAATCGCAAATACATTCAGAGATCCTTTTAACAACACTATCTATAGAATGGGAGATACAAATGCCGTCCGCGACAGCCGATGGTACCTTGGCGAAGCTTTCTGGGAGACAGCCGAAAGAAACGGTATTACAACCGCGAGCTATTTCTGGCCCGGCTCGGAGATGACGTTAGAACACCGCAGGCCCACTTACTACCACCATTACGAACATGCCCGTCCATATGAAAAGCGTGTTGATGGCGTAGTAGAGTGGCTTAAGCTTCCAGTAAATGATCGCCCTTATTTCATTACACTCTATTTTGACGATACCGACACTCAGGGGCACAGGCACGGAACAGATTCTGATGAAGTTAATAACGCGATTAAAAGACTCGACGGAATGATCGGACTCCTGTTTGATAAACTGACCGATATTAACATGAGAGACAGCGTAAATATTATAATTGTATCCGACCATGGTATGACGGACATTTCGAAGGAACGGACAATCAACATAGAAAAGATTCTTGAAGGTATGAATTGCAAATTTTTTGACAACGGTCCGTTTATGACAGTAGATGTAACGAAAGATAATATTGAGGAAGTTTATCAGCTGCTTAAGAAAAACGAGAACCGTTACAAAGTTTATAAAAAGAAAGAGATGCCGGAATATTTTCATTACAAGAATCACCCGTTCATTGGTGAACTGCTACTGATTGCAGACATGGGTTGGGCAGTAATTACAAACAGACAATCGGATTACAGTTCACTCGGCAATCACGGTTACGACAATAATCATACAGATATGCACGGAATATTTTTAGCAATCGGACCGGACTTTAAAAGCGGTTACCGTACAGGTACAATCTGGAATATAGACATCTATCCCCTCCTCTGCAGAATTTTTAATATAGCCCCGCGTTCAAATATTGACGGTAAAGCGGAGAGAATAGAATTTATTCTTAAATAA
- a CDS encoding DUF2231 domain-containing protein, producing the protein MEFLAGLHPKVIHFPIAFFILYFIFETAGIILKKEYLNKSAFIILALAVFFSIVAVLTGNQAHEMVKQIQADAALYNELIDKHELFSTITLWYFLALLIARTYLTVKKKFADKLRYLFVLLGLIGTVLIYLTATYGGELVFKYGIGTKLF; encoded by the coding sequence ATGGAATTTTTAGCTGGACTTCATCCTAAGGTAATTCATTTTCCGATTGCTTTTTTTATTCTCTATTTCATATTTGAAACAGCGGGAATAATACTTAAAAAAGAATATCTCAATAAATCCGCGTTTATCATCCTTGCTCTCGCCGTATTTTTTTCGATCGTTGCCGTCCTTACGGGAAATCAAGCGCACGAAATGGTAAAACAGATTCAGGCCGACGCCGCACTATACAATGAACTTATTGATAAACACGAATTGTTTTCGACTATCACTCTCTGGTATTTTCTTGCTCTCCTTATTGCACGAACCTACTTGACAGTTAAGAAAAAATTTGCTGATAAATTACGCTATCTCTTCGTACTCCTCGGACTGATTGGAACTGTTCTGATTTATCTTACAGCAACTTACGGCGGTGAATTAGTTTTTAAATATGGAATTGGTACAAAGTTATTTTAA
- a CDS encoding SDR family NAD(P)-dependent oxidoreductase: MIDLSNKVSIITGGSRGIGEACVKLFAGANSKVAFTYKNAKQKAENLEKDYQGIVKAYRVDMESEDDINKFVDDVASRFGRIDVLVHNVGIWNDGALDSMSLDHWNELIRINLTSTFLLCKACSNYMKRNKFGRMILITSTAGQRGEAFHSHYAASKGGMISFTKSLAVELAPFNITVNSVAPGWVDTEMNDGVFADKEYKENVRKGIPVGRIATAEDIAGPTLFLASDLARHINGEILNVNGGSVLCG, from the coding sequence ATGATCGATCTTTCAAACAAAGTTTCAATTATCACCGGCGGATCGCGCGGTATCGGTGAGGCGTGTGTTAAACTGTTCGCCGGCGCGAACTCCAAAGTTGCTTTTACTTATAAGAACGCAAAACAAAAAGCCGAAAATCTTGAAAAGGATTATCAAGGAATTGTTAAAGCTTACCGTGTTGATATGGAATCGGAAGATGATATCAATAAATTTGTGGATGATGTTGCCTCACGATTCGGAAGGATTGATGTCCTGGTTCATAATGTCGGTATCTGGAACGACGGTGCACTCGATTCTATGTCACTCGATCACTGGAATGAATTGATCAGGATTAATCTTACATCAACTTTTCTGCTCTGTAAAGCATGCTCAAATTATATGAAGCGGAATAAATTCGGGAGAATGATTTTAATAACTTCTACGGCAGGACAGAGAGGGGAGGCGTTCCATTCACATTACGCTGCTTCGAAAGGAGGAATGATCTCCTTTACCAAATCACTCGCGGTTGAACTCGCTCCGTTTAATATAACTGTTAATTCCGTTGCCCCCGGCTGGGTCGATACAGAGATGAATGACGGAGTCTTCGCTGATAAAGAGTATAAAGAGAACGTGAGAAAAGGTATTCCTGTCGGCAGAATAGCTACCGCAGAGGATATTGCCGGACCAACTTTATTTCTTGCCTCGGATCTTGCACGCCATATTAACGGCGAGATCCTTAATGTGAATGGCGGCAGCGTACTTTGCGGATAA
- a CDS encoding enoyl-CoA hydratase-related protein translates to MNYQNLLFEVKNKIAFVTINRPDKLNALNHDTLLELKSCFEEIAGNDEIDVAVLTGAGEKAFVAGADISELNKLNESAGTKFALFGQEIFTRIEKLNKPVIAAINGFALGGGCELALACHIRIASDKAKFGQPEVNLGIIPGYGGTQRLARLVNTGLAAELILTGDIIGAEEALRIGLVNKVYPADQLISKTVELAEKISSKGQIAVGLSLQAIVGTNEFSEAEGLKLEAELFGKCCATEDFKEGTSAFLEKRKPGFKKK, encoded by the coding sequence ATGAATTATCAGAATCTATTATTTGAAGTAAAAAATAAAATCGCCTTTGTCACAATCAACCGTCCCGATAAATTAAATGCCCTGAACCACGATACACTACTCGAATTAAAATCGTGTTTTGAAGAGATTGCAGGTAATGACGAAATTGATGTAGCCGTTCTTACCGGAGCCGGGGAGAAAGCATTTGTAGCCGGCGCCGATATCTCTGAACTGAATAAATTAAATGAATCGGCCGGAACTAAATTTGCTCTGTTCGGCCAGGAGATCTTCACACGCATTGAAAAACTGAATAAACCTGTTATCGCTGCTATAAACGGATTTGCCCTCGGCGGCGGATGCGAACTTGCCCTCGCGTGTCATATCAGAATCGCTTCCGATAAAGCTAAATTCGGTCAGCCCGAAGTAAACCTTGGTATTATTCCTGGTTACGGTGGAACTCAGAGACTCGCAAGACTTGTTAATACAGGATTGGCTGCTGAGTTGATTCTTACAGGCGACATAATCGGAGCCGAGGAAGCTTTGCGTATCGGATTGGTTAATAAAGTCTATCCTGCCGATCAATTGATCTCTAAAACTGTTGAACTGGCAGAAAAAATCTCGTCTAAAGGTCAGATCGCTGTCGGTCTATCGCTTCAGGCAATTGTCGGTACAAATGAATTTTCGGAAGCTGAAGGATTGAAACTGGAAGCTGAGCTCTTCGGTAAATGCTGCGCTACAGAGGATTTTAAAGAAGGAACTTCTGCCTTCCTTGAAAAAAGGAAACCCGGATTCAAGAAAAAATAG
- a CDS encoding GxxExxY protein has protein sequence MVEKKYEPLSDEIEIIAKKVVDSAYSVHKNLGPGLLEKVYEICFCYELEKRDLIYSRQIDIPIVYDNIKFQEGLRLDVLIEDKVICEIKAVDLINPVWEAQVLSHLKLTNKRLGFLINFNVVNIGSGIKRFIL, from the coding sequence ATGGTAGAGAAAAAATATGAACCTCTTTCTGATGAGATTGAAATTATTGCAAAAAAAGTTGTTGATTCTGCATATTCAGTTCATAAAAATCTTGGACCAGGATTACTTGAAAAGGTTTATGAAATTTGCTTTTGCTACGAATTAGAAAAAAGAGATTTAATATATTCCCGTCAAATTGATATCCCAATTGTTTATGACAATATAAAATTTCAGGAAGGATTACGTTTGGATGTCTTAATTGAGGACAAAGTTATATGTGAGATAAAAGCAGTAGACCTGATAAATCCAGTTTGGGAAGCACAAGTATTAAGTCATCTAAAATTAACAAACAAAAGATTAGGATTTCTTATTAATTTCAATGTTGTGAATATTGGAAGTGGAATTAAGAGATTTATTTTATAA
- the truA gene encoding tRNA pseudouridine(38-40) synthase TruA yields the protein MNNYKFIIKYDGSDYAGWQIQHNALTVQQKITEAIQTIIKEDVNLIGSGRTDAGVHALGQVANFRTNQDLDLPKFHYSLNSILPVDIAVNKIETVSENFHSRFDAKERSYIYIFSHVKNPFYYKYSYNYRQMENIDFNLLNNLSGVLKGKHDFTSFCRKNDEQENKFCNVLDIHWRKGSELSLFYIKADRFLHGMVRTIVGTLLYAAVNKLDHSYLSSLIEKKNRSDAEESVPAKGLFLFKVRY from the coding sequence ATGAACAATTATAAGTTTATAATTAAGTACGACGGCTCTGATTATGCCGGCTGGCAGATTCAGCATAATGCCCTTACTGTTCAGCAGAAAATTACTGAAGCAATTCAGACCATTATTAAAGAAGATGTGAATCTTATTGGATCCGGCAGGACTGATGCCGGTGTTCATGCACTCGGTCAGGTTGCAAACTTTAGAACGAATCAGGATCTCGATTTACCGAAATTCCATTATTCTCTTAATTCAATTCTTCCGGTCGATATCGCGGTTAATAAAATTGAAACTGTAAGTGAAAATTTTCATTCCAGATTTGATGCAAAAGAAAGAAGCTATATCTATATATTCAGCCATGTCAAAAATCCTTTCTACTATAAATATTCTTATAATTACCGGCAAATGGAAAATATCGATTTCAACCTCCTTAATAATCTGAGCGGAGTCTTGAAAGGGAAACACGATTTCACTTCATTCTGTAGAAAGAATGATGAACAGGAAAATAAATTCTGCAATGTATTGGATATTCACTGGCGGAAAGGAAGCGAACTCTCTCTATTCTATATTAAAGCCGACAGGTTCCTGCACGGAATGGTAAGGACAATTGTCGGTACACTGCTTTATGCAGCGGTAAATAAACTTGACCACAGTTATCTTTCCAGCCTGATCGAAAAAAAAAACCGGTCCGATGCCGAGGAATCTGTCCCGGCAAAAGGTTTATTTCTATTTAAAGTGAGGTATTAA